A genomic window from Salvia hispanica cultivar TCC Black 2014 chromosome 5, UniMelb_Shisp_WGS_1.0, whole genome shotgun sequence includes:
- the LOC125188062 gene encoding uncharacterized protein LOC125188062 isoform X2 yields the protein MVSTRRSGSLPSNNSKRSSSPSDDNHNKPSSPKRPKGASNSNNPKASESSPAENPKEISSADPPELPANTAADAADTAPDAAASVSVATPVVPEGAAATALEKPRSSLLSRKQHQSYETTSPWCKLLTESPQNPTVSVYTTNFLVGSSKQANLLIRDQTISAILCSIRLDQRDDKPVAVLESRGSKGCVLVNGKTIKKNTSCDLSSGDEVVFGFLGSHAYIFQQLPYDSVIKTLPPDVQTNIGKFIPVERRGDASAVAGASILASLSMCPDLSRVKPTSQASGKNLRGSDLPPSSPILNEDDLDGQEVNSATDLGNEVAAADGAVNKNLPLDGNVESGLEEDRDWVRDPAPASQSVMCSRSSAFRDDLIAAILDGRNLDVSFDNFPYYLSESTKSVLIAASYIQLKHKDQVKLTSELPTLNPRILLSGPAGSDIYQEMLAKALAHYFGAKLLIFDSHSFLKGSSKDVELPKVGNNAEKVSNTSKQVPVSSELVKDNELSPVEADTKNLLSTPQPCLESPTEMETDNVPSSANTTKNVSIKFGDRVKFIGPASAGLYSSSASMVFRGPTPGMRGKVLLPFEDNPLSKIGVRFDKLMQDGVDFGGLCDKGQGFFCNANELRLDTSGVEDLDKLLIDTMFESHPGGLLFTKFGSNQTALLDLAFPDSFGRLHDRTKDVTKATKLLSKLFPNKVTIHLPQDEALLVSWKQQLERDAETLKLIANLNNLRTVLNRSGLECNELESLNIKDQTLTIESAEKVIGWALSHHMMTNPEAETDFKDARVTLAIESIQYGIRILHAIQNDSKSSKKSLKDVVTENEFEKRLLADVIPPSDIGVTFDDIGALENVKDTLKELVMLPLQRPELFCKGQLTKPCKGILLFGPPGTGKTMLAKAVATEAGANFINISMSSITSKWFGEGEKYVKAVFSLASKIAPSVIFVDEVDSMLGRRENPGEHEAMRKMKNEFMVNWDGLRTKDTERVLVLAATNRPFDLDEAVIRRLPRRLMVNLPDAANRAKILRVILAKEDLSPDVDLASVASMTDGYSGSDLKNLCVTAAHRPIREILEKEKKDQEAALAEGRPPPALSGSTDIRSLNSEDFKFAHERVCASVSSESINMTELLQWNELYGEGGSRRKKPLSYFM from the exons ATGGTGTCGACGAGGCGAAGTGGATCTCTGCCGTCGAATAATAGTAAGAGATCATCTTCGCCGTCCGATGATAATCACAATAAACCTTCTTCCCCCAAGCGTCCAAAG GGCGCGAGTAATAGCAATAATCCGAAGGCGTCGGAGTCCTCGCCGGCGGAGAACCCAAAGGAAATAAGCTCGGCTGATCCGCCGGAGCTCCCCGCCAACACCGCCGCCGATGCCGCCGACACAGCTCCTGATGCCGCCGCCTCAGTTTCTGTTGCTACACCTGTGGTTCCCGAAG gTGCTGCAGCTACTGCATTGGAGAAGCCGAGGAGTTCGTTGCTATCGCGGAAGCAACATCAAAGTTATGAAACGACCTCACCTTGGTGTAAACTTCTTACGGAATCTCCGCAG AATCCTACTGTTTCTGTGTATACAACCAACTTCTTGGTAGGCTCAAGCAAACAAGCTAATCTTTTGATTCGGGATCAGACTATCAGTGCGATTTTATGCTCCATACGTCTTGACCAG CGTGATGATAAACCTGTTGCGGTGCTTGAAAGTCGTGGAAGCAAAGGATGTGTGCTAGTGAATGGAAAAACAATCAAGAAAAACACAAGTTGTGATCTCAGTTcaggggatgaagtggtgttTGGCTTTCTGGGAAGTCATGCTTAT ATTTTCCAACAGCTACCGTATGATAGTGTAATCAAGACCCTTCCTCCAGATGTTCAGACTAATATAGGAAAGTTCATTCCTGTGGAAAGACGAGGAGATGCATCAGCTGTAGCAGGTGCTTCAATTTTGGCGTCACTCTCTATGTGCCCTGATTTATCACGTGTCAAGCCCACTTCGCAGGCCAGTGGTAAAAATTTACGAGGAAGTGATCTACCACCTTCCTCGCCCATTCTTAATGAGGATGATCTTGATGGCCAAGAAGTTAATTCAGCTACCGATTTAGGAAATGAGGTAGCTGCTGCTGATGGGGCCGTAAACAAGAATCTCCCTCTTGATGGCAATGTAGAATCTGGACTGGAG GAAGACAGAGACTGGGTTAGGGATCCAGCACCAGCATCTCAATCAGTAATGTGTTCACGGAGTTCAGCATTTAGAGATGACTTAATTGCTGCAATTTTGGATGGGCGAAACCTAGATGTttcatttgataattttccATACTATTTGAG TGAGAGCACAAAAAGTGTGCTTATTGCAGCTTCTTATATACAACTAAAACACAAGGATCAAGTTAAATTAACATCTGAGCTTCCTACTCTGAATCCAAGAATCTTGCTTTCTGGTCCAGCAG GGTCTGATATTTATCAGGAGATGTTGGCAAAGGCACTGGCTCATTACTTTGGGGCTAAATTGCTCATATTTGACAGCCATTCATTCTTGAAA GGTTCTTCAAAGGATGTTGAGCTTCCCAAAGTGGGAAATAATGCAGAGAAAGTGAGTAATACCAGCAAACAAGTTCCTGTATCCTCAGAGCTTGTTAAGGACAATGAACTTTCACCTGTTGAAGCAGATACCAAAAATTTGCTGAGTACTCCTCAGCCTTGCTTGGAGTCGCCTACAGAAATGGAAACTGATAATGTTCCATCTTCAGCAAACACGACAAAGAATGTTTCTATCAAATTTG GTGATCGGGTTAAGTTTATTGGCCCAGCTTCTGCTGGTTTATATTCTAGTTCTGCCAG CATGGTTTTTAGAGGTCCTACTCCTGGAATGCGGGGCAAGGTTCTCTTGCCATTTGAAGATAATCCCCTGTCAAAAATTGGTGTGAGATTCGACAAGCTTATGCAAGATGGAGTTGATTTTGGAGGTCTATGTGACAAGGGTCAGGGATTCTTCTGCAATG CCAATGAGCTTCGGTTGGATACCTCTGGTGTGGAGGATTTGGACAAATTACTCATAGACACTATGTTTGAG TCTCACCCTGGTGGTTTgcttttcacaaaatttggcagcaACCAGACTGCTTTGCTTGACTTGGCTTTTCCT GATAGTTTTGGGAGGTTGCATGATCGAACAAAGGATGTTACCAAGGCCACTAAGCTTCTATCTAAACTTTTTCCTAATAAAGTTACAATTCACCTGCCCCAG GATGAAGCACTTCTGGTTAGCTGGAAGCAGCAATTGGAACGGGATGCTGAAACCCTAAAATTGATCGCAAATCTGAATAACTTACGAACT GTCCTCAATCGTAGTGGCCTGGAGTGTAATGAGCTTGAATCCTTGAACATTAAAGACCAAACACTCACAATTGAGA GTGCCGAAAAGGTGATTGGTTGGGCTTTAAGTCACCATATGATGACGAATCCTGAAGCTGAAACAGATTTCAAAGATGCCAGGGTTACTTTGGCTATAGAGAG CATCCAGTATGGGATCAGAATTCTACATGCAATCCAGAATGATTCCAAGAGTTCAAAGAAATCCCTGAAG GATGTTGTGACTGAGAATGAATTTGAGAAGAGACTTCTAGCTGATGTAATCCCTCCCAGCGATATTGGTGTGACGTTTGATGATATTGGAGCACTAGAAAATGTCAAAGATACATTGAAAGAGTTAGTGATGCTTCCTTTACAGCGGCCTGAACTTTTTTGCAAGGGCCAACTGACAAAG CCCTGCAAGGGTATACTTTTATTCGGTCCCCCTGGAACAGGAAAGACAATGCTTGCAAAGGCTGTTGCAACTGAAGCTGGCGCAAACTTCATTAACATATCAATGTCCAGCATAACATCTAAG TGGTTCGGTGAGGGCGAGAAGTATGTCAAGGCTGTCTTTTCGCTGGCTAGTAAAATTGCTCCTAGTGTTATATTTGTTGATGAA GTTGACAGCATGCTGGGAAGAAGAGAAAATCCTGGAGAGCATGAGGCCATgcgcaaaatgaaaaatgaattcatgGTGAACTGGGATGGGTTGCGAACAAAAGATACAGAACGTGTTTTGGTACTTGCTGCCACAAACAGGCCCTTTGACCTTGATGAGGCTGTGATTAGGCGACTGCCCCGCAG ATTGATGGTGAACTTGCCAGATGCTGCCAACAGAGCAAAGATACTAAGAGTGATACTAGCTAAAGAAGACTTGTCTCCAGATGTGGATCTCGCTTCTGTTGCAAGTATGACCGATGGTTATTCAGGAAGTGATCTTAAG AATTTGTGTGTAACGGCTGCACATCGCCCAATTAGAGAGATTttggaaaaggagaaaaag GATCAAGAAGCTGCTCTTGCTGAAGGTAGGCCTCCACCAGCATTGAGTGGGAGCACTGATATTCGTTCGCTAAATTCAGAAGACTTCAAATTCGCTCATGAGCGG GTTTGTGCAAGTGTCTCATCAGAGTCAATAAACATGACCGAGCTTCTTCAGTGGAACGAGCTATACGGTGAAGGGGGGTCCAGAAGGAAAAAACCCCTGAGCTACTTCATGTGA
- the LOC125188062 gene encoding uncharacterized protein LOC125188062 isoform X1 produces the protein MVSTRRSGSLPSNNSKRSSSPSDDNHNKPSSPKRPKGASNSNNPKASESSPAENPKEISSADPPELPANTAADAADTAPDAAASVSVATPVVPEGAAATALEKPRSSLLSRKQHQSYETTSPWCKLLTESPQNPTVSVYTTNFLVGSSKQANLLIRDQTISAILCSIRLDQRDDKPVAVLESRGSKGCVLVNGKTIKKNTSCDLSSGDEVVFGFLGSHAYIFQQLPYDSVIKTLPPDVQTNIGKFIPVERRGDASAVAGASILASLSMCPDLSRVKPTSQASGKNLRGSDLPPSSPILNEDDLDGQEVNSATDLGNEVAAADGAVNKNLPLDGNVESGLEEDRDWVRDPAPASQSVMCSRSSAFRDDLIAAILDGRNLDVSFDNFPYYLSESTKSVLIAASYIQLKHKDQVKLTSELPTLNPRILLSGPAGSDIYQEMLAKALAHYFGAKLLIFDSHSFLKGSSKDVELPKVGNNAEKVSNTSKQVPVSSELVKDNELSPVEADTKNLLSTPQPCLESPTEMETDNVPSSANTTKNVSIKFGDRVKFIGPASAGLYSSSASMVFRGPTPGMRGKVLLPFEDNPLSKIGVRFDKLMQDGVDFGGLCDKGQGFFCNANELRLDTSGVEDLDKLLIDTMFETVFVVSRYSPFILFMKDAEKSMAGNSESYSTYKNKLEKLPNNIVIIGSQTQTDNRKEKSHPGGLLFTKFGSNQTALLDLAFPDSFGRLHDRTKDVTKATKLLSKLFPNKVTIHLPQDEALLVSWKQQLERDAETLKLIANLNNLRTVLNRSGLECNELESLNIKDQTLTIESAEKVIGWALSHHMMTNPEAETDFKDARVTLAIESIQYGIRILHAIQNDSKSSKKSLKDVVTENEFEKRLLADVIPPSDIGVTFDDIGALENVKDTLKELVMLPLQRPELFCKGQLTKPCKGILLFGPPGTGKTMLAKAVATEAGANFINISMSSITSKWFGEGEKYVKAVFSLASKIAPSVIFVDEVDSMLGRRENPGEHEAMRKMKNEFMVNWDGLRTKDTERVLVLAATNRPFDLDEAVIRRLPRRLMVNLPDAANRAKILRVILAKEDLSPDVDLASVASMTDGYSGSDLKNLCVTAAHRPIREILEKEKKDQEAALAEGRPPPALSGSTDIRSLNSEDFKFAHERVCASVSSESINMTELLQWNELYGEGGSRRKKPLSYFM, from the exons ATGGTGTCGACGAGGCGAAGTGGATCTCTGCCGTCGAATAATAGTAAGAGATCATCTTCGCCGTCCGATGATAATCACAATAAACCTTCTTCCCCCAAGCGTCCAAAG GGCGCGAGTAATAGCAATAATCCGAAGGCGTCGGAGTCCTCGCCGGCGGAGAACCCAAAGGAAATAAGCTCGGCTGATCCGCCGGAGCTCCCCGCCAACACCGCCGCCGATGCCGCCGACACAGCTCCTGATGCCGCCGCCTCAGTTTCTGTTGCTACACCTGTGGTTCCCGAAG gTGCTGCAGCTACTGCATTGGAGAAGCCGAGGAGTTCGTTGCTATCGCGGAAGCAACATCAAAGTTATGAAACGACCTCACCTTGGTGTAAACTTCTTACGGAATCTCCGCAG AATCCTACTGTTTCTGTGTATACAACCAACTTCTTGGTAGGCTCAAGCAAACAAGCTAATCTTTTGATTCGGGATCAGACTATCAGTGCGATTTTATGCTCCATACGTCTTGACCAG CGTGATGATAAACCTGTTGCGGTGCTTGAAAGTCGTGGAAGCAAAGGATGTGTGCTAGTGAATGGAAAAACAATCAAGAAAAACACAAGTTGTGATCTCAGTTcaggggatgaagtggtgttTGGCTTTCTGGGAAGTCATGCTTAT ATTTTCCAACAGCTACCGTATGATAGTGTAATCAAGACCCTTCCTCCAGATGTTCAGACTAATATAGGAAAGTTCATTCCTGTGGAAAGACGAGGAGATGCATCAGCTGTAGCAGGTGCTTCAATTTTGGCGTCACTCTCTATGTGCCCTGATTTATCACGTGTCAAGCCCACTTCGCAGGCCAGTGGTAAAAATTTACGAGGAAGTGATCTACCACCTTCCTCGCCCATTCTTAATGAGGATGATCTTGATGGCCAAGAAGTTAATTCAGCTACCGATTTAGGAAATGAGGTAGCTGCTGCTGATGGGGCCGTAAACAAGAATCTCCCTCTTGATGGCAATGTAGAATCTGGACTGGAG GAAGACAGAGACTGGGTTAGGGATCCAGCACCAGCATCTCAATCAGTAATGTGTTCACGGAGTTCAGCATTTAGAGATGACTTAATTGCTGCAATTTTGGATGGGCGAAACCTAGATGTttcatttgataattttccATACTATTTGAG TGAGAGCACAAAAAGTGTGCTTATTGCAGCTTCTTATATACAACTAAAACACAAGGATCAAGTTAAATTAACATCTGAGCTTCCTACTCTGAATCCAAGAATCTTGCTTTCTGGTCCAGCAG GGTCTGATATTTATCAGGAGATGTTGGCAAAGGCACTGGCTCATTACTTTGGGGCTAAATTGCTCATATTTGACAGCCATTCATTCTTGAAA GGTTCTTCAAAGGATGTTGAGCTTCCCAAAGTGGGAAATAATGCAGAGAAAGTGAGTAATACCAGCAAACAAGTTCCTGTATCCTCAGAGCTTGTTAAGGACAATGAACTTTCACCTGTTGAAGCAGATACCAAAAATTTGCTGAGTACTCCTCAGCCTTGCTTGGAGTCGCCTACAGAAATGGAAACTGATAATGTTCCATCTTCAGCAAACACGACAAAGAATGTTTCTATCAAATTTG GTGATCGGGTTAAGTTTATTGGCCCAGCTTCTGCTGGTTTATATTCTAGTTCTGCCAG CATGGTTTTTAGAGGTCCTACTCCTGGAATGCGGGGCAAGGTTCTCTTGCCATTTGAAGATAATCCCCTGTCAAAAATTGGTGTGAGATTCGACAAGCTTATGCAAGATGGAGTTGATTTTGGAGGTCTATGTGACAAGGGTCAGGGATTCTTCTGCAATG CCAATGAGCTTCGGTTGGATACCTCTGGTGTGGAGGATTTGGACAAATTACTCATAGACACTATGTTTGAG ACGGTGTTTGTAGTAAGCAGATATTCgccctttattttatttatgaaagaTGCTGAGAAGTCAATGGCAGGAAATTCGGAATCGTATAGTACATATAAGAATAAGCTGGAAAAGCTTCctaataatattgtaataatTGGCTCACAGACTCAGACAGATAATCGTAAAGAAAAG TCTCACCCTGGTGGTTTgcttttcacaaaatttggcagcaACCAGACTGCTTTGCTTGACTTGGCTTTTCCT GATAGTTTTGGGAGGTTGCATGATCGAACAAAGGATGTTACCAAGGCCACTAAGCTTCTATCTAAACTTTTTCCTAATAAAGTTACAATTCACCTGCCCCAG GATGAAGCACTTCTGGTTAGCTGGAAGCAGCAATTGGAACGGGATGCTGAAACCCTAAAATTGATCGCAAATCTGAATAACTTACGAACT GTCCTCAATCGTAGTGGCCTGGAGTGTAATGAGCTTGAATCCTTGAACATTAAAGACCAAACACTCACAATTGAGA GTGCCGAAAAGGTGATTGGTTGGGCTTTAAGTCACCATATGATGACGAATCCTGAAGCTGAAACAGATTTCAAAGATGCCAGGGTTACTTTGGCTATAGAGAG CATCCAGTATGGGATCAGAATTCTACATGCAATCCAGAATGATTCCAAGAGTTCAAAGAAATCCCTGAAG GATGTTGTGACTGAGAATGAATTTGAGAAGAGACTTCTAGCTGATGTAATCCCTCCCAGCGATATTGGTGTGACGTTTGATGATATTGGAGCACTAGAAAATGTCAAAGATACATTGAAAGAGTTAGTGATGCTTCCTTTACAGCGGCCTGAACTTTTTTGCAAGGGCCAACTGACAAAG CCCTGCAAGGGTATACTTTTATTCGGTCCCCCTGGAACAGGAAAGACAATGCTTGCAAAGGCTGTTGCAACTGAAGCTGGCGCAAACTTCATTAACATATCAATGTCCAGCATAACATCTAAG TGGTTCGGTGAGGGCGAGAAGTATGTCAAGGCTGTCTTTTCGCTGGCTAGTAAAATTGCTCCTAGTGTTATATTTGTTGATGAA GTTGACAGCATGCTGGGAAGAAGAGAAAATCCTGGAGAGCATGAGGCCATgcgcaaaatgaaaaatgaattcatgGTGAACTGGGATGGGTTGCGAACAAAAGATACAGAACGTGTTTTGGTACTTGCTGCCACAAACAGGCCCTTTGACCTTGATGAGGCTGTGATTAGGCGACTGCCCCGCAG ATTGATGGTGAACTTGCCAGATGCTGCCAACAGAGCAAAGATACTAAGAGTGATACTAGCTAAAGAAGACTTGTCTCCAGATGTGGATCTCGCTTCTGTTGCAAGTATGACCGATGGTTATTCAGGAAGTGATCTTAAG AATTTGTGTGTAACGGCTGCACATCGCCCAATTAGAGAGATTttggaaaaggagaaaaag GATCAAGAAGCTGCTCTTGCTGAAGGTAGGCCTCCACCAGCATTGAGTGGGAGCACTGATATTCGTTCGCTAAATTCAGAAGACTTCAAATTCGCTCATGAGCGG GTTTGTGCAAGTGTCTCATCAGAGTCAATAAACATGACCGAGCTTCTTCAGTGGAACGAGCTATACGGTGAAGGGGGGTCCAGAAGGAAAAAACCCCTGAGCTACTTCATGTGA
- the LOC125191113 gene encoding protein indeterminate-domain 14-like, translated as MDQEMQLLSYSTAPHQYGAGREQFESPSLDLQLSISVGPSAGEYRSRVEALKWEAAEQIRLAAMEKAYAEHMMELTRREMEAAQSEFLRARSLWERAMEEVHRAENMREKAASCMEITCLSCTHKFRPCLD; from the coding sequence ATGGATCAAGAAATGCAACTACTCTCCTACTCCACCGCCCCACACCAATACGGGGCGGGGCGGGAGCAGTTCGAGAGCCCCTCGCTGGACCTGCAGCTGTCCATAAGCGTGGGGCCCTCGGCGGGGGAGTACCGGAGCAGAGTGGAGGCGCTCAAGTGGGAGGCGGCGGAGCAGATTCGGCTGGCCGCGATGGAGAAGGCGTATGCGGAGCACATGATGGAGCTGACGAGGAGGGAGATGGAGGCGGCGCAGTCGGAGTTTTTGAGGGCAAGGAGCCTCTGGGAGAGGGCGATGGAGGAGGTCCACCGGGCCGAGAACATGAGAGAGAAAGCTGCTTCTTGCATGGAGATCACTTGTCTCTCCTGCACCCACAAGTTTAGGCCTTGCCTTGATTAA